A window from Hoeflea sp. IMCC20628 encodes these proteins:
- the phnD gene encoding phosphate/phosphite/phosphonate ABC transporter substrate-binding protein: MTLKSFLLSTIAGVALTIAAPLAASAADCERGTLDERYCDVDGDLIADTPTDEAELLDPDTLIFAYTPVEDPAVYKEAWSDFLTHMDKITGKKSVFFPVQSNAAQIEAMRSGRLHIAGFNTGSNPLAVNCAGFRPFTIMASLDGGFGYEMEIITYPGSGIEKVEDIKGKTLAFTAETSNSGFKAPSALLKAEYGMVSGTDFEPAFSGKHDNSILGVANKDYPAAAIANSVMSRMIERDVIKAEQVKSIYKSQTFPTTGFGVVYNLKPELQEKIKEAFFTFPWEGSSLKKEFEKSNEGQFLEMNYKDFWEVVRKIDTANGVTYTCG, translated from the coding sequence ATGACTTTGAAATCGTTTCTGCTGAGCACCATCGCCGGTGTCGCCCTGACCATCGCTGCACCACTGGCTGCATCCGCCGCCGATTGCGAACGCGGCACACTGGACGAGCGCTATTGCGATGTCGACGGCGACCTGATCGCCGACACACCGACCGATGAAGCCGAGCTGCTTGATCCCGACACGCTGATCTTCGCTTACACACCTGTTGAAGATCCCGCTGTCTACAAGGAAGCATGGTCGGATTTCCTGACACATATGGACAAAATCACCGGCAAGAAGTCGGTGTTTTTCCCGGTTCAGTCGAACGCCGCCCAGATTGAAGCCATGCGCTCGGGCCGTCTGCACATTGCAGGCTTCAACACCGGCTCCAATCCGCTTGCCGTCAACTGCGCCGGTTTCCGTCCTTTTACCATCATGGCATCGCTTGATGGCGGCTTCGGCTACGAGATGGAAATCATCACCTATCCCGGCTCCGGCATCGAAAAGGTTGAAGACATCAAGGGCAAGACCCTGGCCTTTACAGCTGAAACATCAAACTCCGGCTTCAAGGCTCCGTCAGCTCTGCTGAAGGCTGAATACGGCATGGTATCGGGAACCGATTTCGAGCCTGCCTTCTCCGGCAAGCACGACAACTCGATCCTCGGCGTTGCCAACAAGGATTACCCGGCAGCCGCCATCGCCAACTCGGTGATGAGCCGGATGATCGAACGCGACGTGATCAAGGCCGAACAGGTCAAATCGATCTACAAGTCGCAGACCTTCCCGACCACCGGCTTCGGCGTGGTCTACAACCTCAAGCCCGAGCTTCAGGAAAAGATCAAGGAAGCCTTCTTCACCTTCCCTTGGGAAGGCTCGTCGCTGAAGAAGGAATTCGAAAAGTCCAATGAAGGCCAGTTCCTGGAAATGAACTACAAGGACTTCTGGGAAGTCGTCCGCAAGATCGACACTGCCAACGGTGTCACCTACACCTGCGGTTAA
- the phnC gene encoding phosphonate ABC transporter ATP-binding protein: protein MLQLNKLTKTYRTGDKALQDVTLSIPKGQVLALIGPSGAGKSTLIRCINRLVEPTSGSVILDGTDVTALSSGGLRKMRRQMGMIFQEYALVERLTVMENVLSGRLGYVGFWRSFLRKYPQSDVDEAFRLLDRVGLLAMADKRADELSGGQRQRVGIARALIQNPRLLLVDEPTASLDPKTSRQIMRLICELCAERDLAAVINIHDVALAQMFVERIVGLKAGELAFDGKPTEMSDEVLTTIYGEEDWHATIRDVDDEEDADVVEPAL, encoded by the coding sequence ATGCTGCAACTCAATAAACTGACCAAGACCTATCGCACCGGTGACAAGGCGCTTCAGGATGTCACCCTGTCCATTCCCAAGGGACAGGTTCTGGCGCTGATCGGACCGTCCGGCGCAGGCAAATCGACATTGATCCGCTGCATCAACCGGCTGGTCGAGCCGACATCGGGCTCGGTGATCCTTGACGGCACCGACGTAACCGCGCTGAGTTCCGGCGGTTTGCGCAAGATGCGCCGCCAGATGGGCATGATCTTTCAGGAATACGCGCTGGTCGAACGGCTCACCGTGATGGAGAACGTGCTTTCCGGACGGCTCGGCTATGTCGGCTTCTGGCGATCGTTCCTGCGCAAATACCCGCAATCCGATGTCGATGAAGCCTTCCGGCTGCTCGACCGCGTCGGACTGCTGGCGATGGCCGACAAGCGCGCTGATGAACTCTCCGGCGGCCAGCGCCAGCGTGTCGGCATTGCCCGCGCACTGATCCAGAACCCGCGGCTGCTGCTGGTTGACGAACCGACCGCCTCGCTCGATCCAAAAACCTCACGCCAGATCATGCGCCTGATCTGCGAATTGTGCGCCGAACGCGATCTCGCTGCCGTCATCAATATTCACGATGTGGCGCTGGCGCAGATGTTTGTCGAACGCATCGTCGGCCTGAAAGCCGGAGAGCTGGCCTTTGACGGCAAGCCCACCGAGATGAGCGACGAGGTGCTGACCACGATTTACGGCGAAGAAGACTGGCACGCCACCATTCGTGATGTCGATGACGAGGAAGACGCCGATGTGGTGGAGCCGGCGCTATGA
- a CDS encoding 1-phosphofructokinase family hexose kinase produces the protein MSEILTITLNPALDVSTSVDTVTPGPKLRCAEPRYDPGGGGVNVSRAILRLGGQSKAFVALGGDTGATFKAMLRADGITAAHFEIGGNSRQSFAIVETSSGKQYRFQLPGPSWSPEQTTAMLTELAPHLKPDCVVVMSGSVPSGVPADIAGTINKMAIEAGAQLILDTSGKALASAAANPGPPFALMRMDGAEATEVSGKNFASPADLADYGQQLINSGAALRLVMSIGSTGTVGVSATERFFCQPPKIKTLSAVGAGDSMVAAIAMHLAAGASFRDAVRHGVAAAGSAVLTPATELCSKASADEILEKVVTAEI, from the coding sequence ATGTCTGAAATCCTGACCATCACACTCAATCCGGCTCTCGACGTGTCGACCTCGGTCGACACGGTGACGCCAGGGCCGAAACTGCGTTGTGCCGAGCCGCGCTATGATCCCGGCGGCGGCGGCGTCAATGTCTCGCGCGCCATCCTGCGGCTGGGTGGCCAGTCAAAAGCCTTTGTGGCGCTTGGCGGCGACACCGGCGCCACGTTCAAGGCCATGCTGCGGGCCGACGGCATAACGGCCGCGCATTTCGAAATCGGCGGCAACTCGCGCCAGTCCTTTGCCATCGTCGAGACGTCCTCCGGCAAGCAATACCGCTTTCAGCTGCCCGGCCCGTCCTGGTCACCGGAGCAGACCACAGCCATGCTGACCGAGCTGGCGCCGCATCTCAAACCAGACTGCGTCGTGGTGATGTCGGGCAGTGTGCCGTCCGGGGTTCCGGCCGATATCGCCGGGACAATCAACAAGATGGCGATCGAGGCCGGCGCGCAGCTGATCCTCGACACCTCCGGCAAAGCCCTTGCCAGCGCCGCCGCCAATCCGGGCCCGCCCTTTGCGCTGATGCGGATGGACGGCGCCGAAGCCACCGAGGTCTCTGGCAAAAACTTCGCCTCTCCGGCAGATCTGGCCGATTACGGCCAGCAGCTGATCAACAGCGGCGCCGCCCTCAGGCTGGTGATGTCGATCGGTTCGACCGGCACCGTTGGCGTCTCGGCCACCGAGCGGTTCTTCTGCCAGCCACCAAAGATAAAAACCCTGAGTGCGGTGGGCGCCGGCGACAGCATGGTCGCAGCCATCGCTATGCACCTCGCAGCCGGCGCAAGCTTCCGCGACGCCGTCCGCCACGGCGTTGCCGCTGCAGGATCGGCCGTGCTGACGCCAGCGACAGAGCTGTGCTCCAAGGCCAGTGCTGACGAGATTTTGGAGAAGGTGGTGACGGCGGAGATTTGA
- the phnE gene encoding phosphonate ABC transporter, permease protein PhnE yields MPVSTDAKGAKIWQLRNRNQTITRWAGYLVAVAIFMWCWQRISEATTWFFVWDAPRIAADIGSRAMPPRWSYMDKLWGPLWDTLNMATLGTVLALFMAVPIAFLAARNTTPSAMFIRPVALFIIVATRSINSLIWALLLVAVIGPGVFAGLLAIAFRSIGFCAKLLYEAIEEIDEKQVEAITATGASRWQVMAYGIVPQIMPAFAGISVFRWDINIRESTVLGLVGAGGIGLQLQSSLNTLAWPQVTLILIVILFAVIVGEWVSAKVRGAIM; encoded by the coding sequence ATGCCGGTATCAACTGACGCAAAGGGCGCCAAGATCTGGCAGTTGCGCAATCGCAACCAGACGATCACCCGCTGGGCCGGCTATCTCGTCGCCGTCGCCATCTTCATGTGGTGCTGGCAGCGCATCTCGGAGGCCACCACCTGGTTCTTCGTCTGGGATGCGCCGCGCATAGCTGCCGACATCGGCTCCCGCGCCATGCCTCCGCGCTGGTCCTATATGGACAAGCTCTGGGGACCGCTGTGGGACACGCTCAACATGGCGACGCTCGGGACCGTGCTGGCCCTGTTCATGGCAGTGCCGATAGCCTTTCTGGCGGCGCGCAACACCACGCCGTCGGCTATGTTCATCCGTCCCGTGGCGCTGTTCATCATCGTCGCCACCCGCTCGATCAACTCGCTGATCTGGGCCTTGCTGCTGGTGGCCGTCATCGGCCCGGGCGTCTTTGCCGGCCTGTTGGCCATCGCCTTCCGCTCGATCGGCTTCTGCGCCAAACTGCTCTATGAAGCGATCGAGGAGATTGACGAGAAACAGGTCGAGGCGATCACCGCCACCGGCGCCAGCCGCTGGCAGGTGATGGCTTACGGCATCGTGCCGCAGATCATGCCCGCCTTTGCCGGCATCAGCGTGTTCCGCTGGGACATCAATATCCGCGAATCCACGGTTCTGGGTCTCGTCGGCGCCGGCGGCATCGGGCTACAATTGCAGTCCTCGCTCAACACGCTGGCCTGGCCGCAGGTAACGCTGATCCTGATCGTCATCCTGTTTGCGGTGATTGTTGGCGAATGGGTCTCGGCCAAGGTGCGCGGAGCCATCATGTGA
- a CDS encoding HAD-IIA family hydrolase — MSTGAAILKGADTSIAFAEYESVRHRLPAMRRQTEFVRAENLDAIADQFDVFLLDAFGVLNIGETAIPGVVDRVNGLRQRGKQVLVVTNAAGYPSSVLYERYTRLGYSFGPGEVVSSRMALLKGLQSYPHRKWGMVAAPKFGREELPDGAIFLEDDPQAYAEAEGFLMFGASAWSEARQALLEQTLKHNPRQLLVGNPDLVAPTEAGLSLEPGHYAHRLASATGVEPVFFGKPFPAVFDMVRKHIRAGVPDERVVMVGDTLHTDILGGNAAGFRSALIQGFGFFDGGDPEAAIESSGITPDFILERP; from the coding sequence GTGAGCACCGGTGCAGCAATCCTGAAAGGCGCGGACACTTCAATCGCCTTCGCAGAGTATGAATCCGTGCGTCATCGCCTGCCGGCGATGCGCAGACAGACCGAGTTCGTCCGGGCCGAAAACCTCGATGCCATCGCCGATCAGTTCGACGTGTTCCTGCTCGACGCTTTCGGTGTGCTCAATATCGGCGAGACCGCCATTCCCGGCGTCGTCGACCGGGTCAACGGGTTGCGTCAGCGCGGCAAGCAGGTGCTGGTTGTCACCAATGCGGCGGGCTATCCCTCATCGGTGCTCTATGAGCGCTACACCCGGCTGGGCTACAGCTTTGGGCCTGGCGAGGTGGTATCGAGCCGCATGGCGCTGCTCAAGGGGCTTCAATCCTATCCGCACCGCAAATGGGGCATGGTGGCAGCACCGAAATTCGGCCGCGAGGAACTTCCCGACGGTGCGATCTTTCTCGAAGATGATCCGCAAGCCTATGCCGAGGCCGAAGGATTTTTGATGTTTGGTGCATCGGCCTGGAGTGAGGCACGCCAGGCGCTGCTCGAACAGACGCTCAAGCACAACCCGAGGCAATTGCTGGTCGGCAATCCCGATCTGGTCGCCCCGACCGAAGCCGGTCTGTCGCTCGAACCCGGGCATTATGCACACCGGCTGGCCAGTGCCACCGGTGTTGAACCGGTGTTTTTCGGCAAGCCGTTTCCGGCGGTTTTCGACATGGTGCGCAAACATATCCGCGCCGGCGTGCCTGACGAGCGTGTGGTGATGGTTGGCGACACGCTGCACACCGATATTCTGGGCGGCAATGCCGCAGGCTTCCGCTCAGCGCTGATTCAGGGCTTTGGATTTTTCGATGGTGGAGATCCCGAAGCTGCCATCGAAAGCTCCGGAATCACGCCCGATTTCATCCTCGAGCGGCCCTGA
- the phnE gene encoding phosphonate ABC transporter, permease protein PhnE, with protein sequence MTTATLDDRLGHSWQKPHLITNPLLRWGLFIGALVYVVLAVSSIDVNWSRVAEGLSRGWAFVTAFFNPDFVSRGGDIWDGIIESIIITITSTVVGIAISIPIGLGAARNIAPLPVYLVCRAIVALSRALNEIIVAILLVAIFGFGPLAGFLTLSFATIGFMSKLLAEDIEEMSKVQAEAIRATGSSWLQWINYGVQPQVMPRLIGLSMYRLDINFRESAVLGLVGAGGIGATLNTAFDRYEFDTAAAILLIIIVTVMALEYLSGIIRAKVQ encoded by the coding sequence ATGACCACGGCCACGCTTGACGACCGGCTTGGCCACAGCTGGCAAAAGCCGCATCTGATCACCAATCCGCTTCTGCGCTGGGGCCTGTTCATCGGCGCTCTCGTCTATGTCGTGCTGGCCGTCAGTTCGATCGACGTCAACTGGTCGCGCGTCGCCGAAGGTCTGAGCCGCGGCTGGGCCTTCGTGACAGCCTTCTTCAACCCCGATTTCGTCTCCCGCGGCGGCGACATCTGGGACGGCATCATCGAGAGCATCATCATCACCATCACCTCGACGGTGGTGGGCATTGCGATTTCCATTCCCATCGGCCTCGGCGCTGCACGCAATATAGCCCCGCTGCCGGTCTATCTGGTGTGCCGCGCTATCGTGGCGCTGTCGCGTGCGCTCAACGAGATCATTGTCGCCATCCTGCTGGTGGCGATCTTCGGCTTCGGACCGCTGGCCGGCTTCCTCACCCTGTCCTTTGCCACCATCGGCTTCATGTCGAAACTGCTCGCAGAAGACATCGAGGAAATGAGCAAGGTGCAGGCGGAAGCCATTCGCGCCACCGGTTCCTCCTGGCTGCAATGGATCAATTACGGCGTTCAGCCGCAGGTGATGCCACGGCTGATCGGACTGTCGATGTATCGCCTCGACATCAATTTCCGTGAATCCGCCGTGCTTGGCCTGGTTGGTGCCGGTGGCATCGGCGCGACACTCAACACCGCTTTCGACCGCTATGAATTCGACACGGCGGCAGCAATCCTGCTCATCATCATCGTCACCGTCATGGCGCTGGAATATCTATCCGGCATCATCCGGGCAAAGGTGCAATAA
- a CDS encoding L-lactate dehydrogenase: MKIGIVGTGMVGSAAGYAMALLGVGTEIVLVDANPALARAQAQDIAHATPFATTVAVRAGDYADLKNAAVVIIAAGVSQKPGESRLALLERNVEVFRSVIGGVMKAAPEAILLIATNPLDVMTFVARRISGLPAERVIGSGTILDTARLRSLLGDHLGIAPNSVHAYVLGEHGDSEVAVWSSAMAGSVPIVSFAKQIGRPLDQAARTHIAEQVKGAAYTIIEGKGATWYGIGAGLARIVRSITDDERTVLSVSMVNDNIEGVRDVPLSLPRIIGREGVAATLMPDLDEGERAALKHSAEVIAGFSSKLNF, from the coding sequence ATGAAAATCGGAATCGTCGGAACAGGAATGGTCGGCAGTGCGGCGGGTTACGCCATGGCGCTGCTCGGCGTTGGCACCGAAATCGTGCTGGTCGACGCCAATCCGGCACTGGCCCGCGCCCAGGCCCAGGACATCGCCCACGCCACGCCTTTCGCCACCACGGTGGCGGTGCGCGCCGGCGATTATGCTGATCTCAAGAATGCCGCAGTGGTGATCATTGCCGCCGGCGTCAGCCAGAAACCCGGCGAAAGCCGACTGGCGCTGCTCGAGCGCAATGTCGAAGTGTTTCGCTCGGTCATCGGTGGCGTGATGAAAGCGGCCCCCGAGGCGATCCTGCTCATCGCCACCAATCCGCTCGATGTGATGACCTTCGTTGCCCGGCGTATTTCCGGCCTGCCGGCCGAGCGGGTGATCGGCTCTGGCACCATTTTGGACACAGCGCGGCTCAGAAGCCTGCTTGGCGATCACCTCGGCATCGCGCCCAATTCGGTGCATGCCTATGTGCTGGGCGAGCATGGCGACAGCGAAGTTGCCGTCTGGTCGAGCGCCATGGCCGGCTCGGTGCCGATCGTCTCGTTTGCCAAACAGATCGGACGGCCGCTTGATCAAGCCGCCCGCACCCATATTGCTGAACAGGTGAAGGGGGCCGCCTACACCATCATCGAAGGCAAGGGTGCCACCTGGTACGGCATCGGCGCAGGCCTTGCCCGCATCGTCCGCTCGATCACCGATGACGAACGCACGGTGCTGTCGGTGTCGATGGTCAATGACAACATCGAAGGCGTGCGTGACGTGCCACTGTCACTGCCGCGCATCATCGGCCGCGAGGGTGTCGCAGCCACGCTGATGCCGGATCTCGACGAGGGCGAACGCGCCGCACTCAAGCACAGCGCCGAGGTGATTGCGGGGTTTTCGTCGAAGCTGAATTTTTAA
- a CDS encoding ATP-binding cassette domain-containing protein codes for MKNIEKHFGSVIALAGVSLEIYPGECHCLLGDNGAGKSTFIKTMSGVHKPTSGEIMFEGKPMHFDDPRDAISAGIATVYQDLAMIPLMSVSRNFFMGNEPEKSFGPIKLFDHEHANRVTMEEMTKMGISLRGPDQAVGTLSGGERQTVAIARAVHFGAKVLILDEPTSALGVRQTANVLATIDKVRKDGIAVVFITHNVRHAMAVGDRFTVLNRGKTLGTAQRGQITPDELQDLMAGGQEMVALEGSLGGTV; via the coding sequence ATGAAGAACATCGAAAAGCACTTCGGCTCTGTCATTGCGCTGGCCGGTGTGTCGCTGGAAATCTATCCCGGCGAATGCCACTGCCTGCTTGGCGACAATGGCGCCGGCAAGTCCACCTTCATCAAGACCATGTCCGGTGTCCACAAGCCGACCAGCGGCGAGATCATGTTCGAAGGCAAGCCGATGCATTTCGACGATCCGCGCGATGCAATCTCGGCCGGCATCGCCACCGTCTATCAGGATCTGGCGATGATTCCGCTGATGTCGGTAAGCCGCAACTTCTTCATGGGCAACGAGCCCGAGAAGAGTTTTGGTCCGATCAAGCTGTTCGACCATGAACATGCCAACCGCGTGACCATGGAAGAAATGACCAAGATGGGCATTTCGCTGCGCGGCCCGGACCAGGCTGTCGGAACCTTGTCAGGCGGCGAACGCCAGACTGTGGCGATTGCCCGGGCTGTGCATTTCGGCGCCAAGGTGCTGATCCTCGACGAGCCGACATCAGCGCTCGGCGTGCGTCAGACCGCCAATGTGCTGGCAACAATCGACAAGGTGCGCAAGGACGGCATAGCCGTGGTGTTCATCACCCACAATGTGCGCCATGCCATGGCAGTGGGTGATCGTTTCACCGTGCTCAACCGCGGCAAGACGCTCGGCACCGCCCAGCGCGGCCAGATCACCCCGGATGAATTGCAGGACCTGATGGCCGGCGGCCAGGAAATGGTGGCGCTCGAAGGCTCTCTCGGCGGCACTGTCTGA
- the ppsA gene encoding phosphoenolpyruvate synthase: MSAANKNVIWFEDLSRGDVALVGGKNSSLGEMVQQLGQKGIDVPPGFATTSDAFRAFIKANNLNQVIADAMTMLESGKRTLAETGKAVRAAIAAGDWPDDIRESILSAYRELSERTGHTELSVAVRSSATAEDLPDASFAGQQETFLNVRGEAALLATCRRCYASLFTDRAITYRKIQGFDHNQVALSIGVQLMVRSDIGGSGVMFSIDTESGFDKVVLINAAWGLGENVVQGAVTPDEYEVFKPLLDKPGLKPIVEKTCGAKEIKMIYAGAEGGETRNVPTSKAERGAYVLSDDEILALARQAATIEEHYGQAMDMEWAKDGDTGKLYIVQARPETVQSRIDVTALKSYTIKKAGKTLITGLSVGAAVRAGRVCMIENVKDIDKFIDGSILVTSTTDPDWVPIMKRAAAIITDHGGRTSHAAIVSRELGLPAIVGTGNATHILHDQQEVTISCAGGEEGAVYEGIAEYEVTDVHLDHVPATKTRIMLNLADPSAAFRWWRLPADGVGLARMEFVVNSAVRVHPMALVNFDRLKDEEAKAEIAELTRRYDNKGDYFVETLARGLSRIAAVAYPKPVIVRMSDFKTNEYAELLGGRAFEPKEENPMIGFRGASRYYSDNYREGFALECKAIKMLREEMGFDNVVVMIPFCRSPDEADKVLAVMTDNGLARGENGLQVYVMGEIPSNVIRAAEFATRFDGFSIGSNDLTQLTLGVDRDSGELADLFSEADPAVIWMIETLIERAHAAGAKVGLCGQAPSNNPAFAKLLVQAGIDTISVTPDSFVAVKQNVAEAEKSGQ; encoded by the coding sequence ATGTCCGCAGCCAACAAGAACGTCATCTGGTTTGAAGATCTCTCCCGCGGCGATGTTGCGCTGGTCGGCGGCAAGAACTCCTCGCTTGGCGAAATGGTGCAGCAGCTGGGCCAAAAGGGCATCGACGTGCCGCCCGGCTTCGCCACCACCTCGGACGCGTTCCGCGCCTTCATCAAGGCCAACAATCTCAACCAGGTTATCGCCGACGCGATGACCATGCTCGAAAGCGGCAAGCGCACCCTGGCCGAAACCGGCAAGGCCGTCCGCGCGGCTATCGCCGCCGGCGACTGGCCCGACGATATCCGCGAATCCATCCTGTCAGCCTACCGCGAACTCTCCGAGCGCACCGGCCACACCGAGCTTTCCGTCGCTGTCCGCTCCAGCGCCACCGCCGAAGACCTGCCCGACGCCAGCTTTGCCGGCCAGCAGGAGACCTTCCTCAATGTCCGTGGCGAAGCCGCGCTGCTTGCCACCTGCCGCCGCTGCTACGCCTCGCTGTTTACCGACCGGGCCATCACCTACCGCAAGATCCAGGGCTTCGACCACAACCAGGTGGCGCTGTCGATCGGCGTGCAGCTGATGGTCCGCTCCGACATCGGCGGCTCGGGCGTGATGTTCTCCATCGACACCGAATCCGGCTTCGACAAGGTGGTGCTGATCAACGCCGCCTGGGGTCTGGGCGAAAACGTCGTTCAGGGCGCAGTCACCCCCGACGAATACGAAGTGTTCAAGCCACTGCTCGACAAACCCGGCCTCAAGCCGATTGTCGAGAAAACCTGCGGCGCCAAGGAGATCAAGATGATCTATGCCGGCGCGGAAGGCGGCGAGACCAGGAATGTGCCGACCTCGAAGGCCGAACGCGGCGCCTATGTGCTCTCCGACGATGAAATCCTCGCCCTCGCCCGCCAGGCGGCGACCATCGAGGAGCATTACGGCCAGGCGATGGACATGGAATGGGCCAAGGACGGCGACACCGGCAAGCTCTACATTGTCCAGGCGCGGCCTGAAACCGTGCAGTCGCGCATCGATGTCACGGCGCTCAAATCCTACACCATCAAGAAGGCCGGCAAGACCCTGATCACCGGCCTGAGCGTCGGCGCCGCCGTGCGCGCCGGACGGGTCTGCATGATTGAGAACGTCAAGGACATCGACAAATTCATCGACGGTTCGATCCTGGTGACGTCCACCACCGACCCGGACTGGGTGCCGATTATGAAGCGCGCCGCAGCCATCATTACCGATCATGGCGGGCGCACCTCGCACGCGGCCATCGTCAGCCGCGAACTCGGCCTGCCTGCGATCGTCGGCACCGGCAACGCAACCCACATACTGCATGACCAGCAGGAGGTTACCATCTCCTGCGCCGGTGGTGAGGAAGGGGCGGTCTATGAAGGCATCGCCGAATACGAGGTCACCGATGTGCATCTCGACCATGTGCCGGCCACAAAAACCCGCATCATGCTCAACCTGGCCGATCCTTCGGCAGCGTTCCGCTGGTGGCGCCTGCCCGCCGATGGCGTTGGCCTGGCGCGGATGGAGTTCGTGGTCAACTCCGCCGTCCGGGTTCACCCGATGGCGCTGGTCAATTTTGACAGGCTGAAGGACGAGGAAGCCAAGGCCGAGATTGCCGAGCTGACCCGGCGCTATGACAACAAGGGCGACTATTTCGTCGAGACTCTCGCCCGCGGCCTGTCGCGCATCGCAGCCGTTGCCTACCCAAAACCGGTGATCGTGCGGATGAGCGATTTCAAGACCAATGAATATGCCGAACTGCTCGGCGGTCGCGCCTTCGAACCCAAGGAAGAAAACCCGATGATCGGGTTTCGCGGTGCCTCGCGCTATTATTCCGACAATTACCGCGAGGGGTTTGCACTCGAATGCAAGGCGATCAAGATGCTGCGCGAGGAAATGGGCTTTGACAATGTCGTGGTGATGATCCCGTTCTGCCGCTCACCCGACGAGGCCGACAAGGTGCTCGCAGTGATGACGGACAACGGGCTGGCCCGTGGCGAGAATGGTCTTCAGGTCTATGTCATGGGCGAGATCCCGTCCAATGTCATCCGCGCCGCCGAATTCGCCACCCGCTTTGATGGCTTCTCGATCGGCTCGAATGATCTGACCCAGCTGACCCTCGGCGTCGACCGTGATTCAGGCGAACTGGCTGACCTGTTCAGCGAAGCCGATCCGGCAGTGATCTGGATGATCGAAACGCTGATCGAGCGCGCCCATGCCGCCGGCGCCAAGGTCGGGCTGTGCGGCCAGGCGCCGTCCAACAACCCGGCATTCGCCAAATTGCTGGTACAGGCCGGCATCGACACCATCTCGGTGACGCCAGACAGCTTTGTCGCGGTTAAGCAAAACGTCGCCGAGGCGGAAAAATCCGGGCAATAA
- a CDS encoding DUF2478 domain-containing protein — MALAFVKTVERGQTDQLLWEFADGLLASGFRLAGVVQTNSDRPDSHHCDMDAWVLPNGPMIRISQVLGEESRGCRLDPTALEEAVARVEAGLELSPDLLIINKFGKHEAEGRGFRSLIAEALARDIPVLLGVNGLNQEAFEAFAGDYAEEIAADAAYLATWFDSLQQKAA; from the coding sequence ATGGCGCTCGCCTTTGTCAAAACTGTTGAACGCGGACAGACCGATCAGTTGTTGTGGGAGTTTGCCGATGGCCTGCTGGCAAGCGGGTTTCGGCTTGCCGGAGTTGTGCAAACCAACTCCGACCGACCCGACTCGCATCATTGCGACATGGATGCGTGGGTGCTTCCCAACGGCCCGATGATCCGCATCTCGCAGGTGCTGGGCGAAGAGTCTCGCGGTTGCCGGCTTGATCCGACAGCGCTCGAAGAGGCGGTGGCGCGGGTCGAGGCCGGACTTGAACTGTCGCCTGATCTTCTGATCATCAACAAGTTCGGAAAACACGAGGCCGAGGGCAGGGGATTCCGGTCGCTGATCGCAGAAGCGCTGGCGCGCGACATACCGGTGCTGCTCGGGGTCAACGGTCTCAACCAAGAGGCGTTCGAAGCGTTTGCCGGTGATTACGCGGAGGAAATCGCAGCCGACGCCGCTTACCTGGCGACATGGTTTGACAGCCTGCAGCAGAAAGCTGCCTGA